One Silurus meridionalis isolate SWU-2019-XX chromosome 10, ASM1480568v1, whole genome shotgun sequence genomic window carries:
- the best1 gene encoding bestrophin-4 isoform X1, translating into MTVTYSRRVADARLGTFSYLLLRWKGSIYKLLYRELLIFIALYYIISVLYRLLLNDEQRRLFERLAIYCDQYAQLIPVSFVLGFYVTLVVSRWWGQFESIPWPDRLAMLIGGHVRGADEGARLIRRSLVRYANLSGILIYRSISTAAYKRFPTMQHLVQGGLMTVEELRQLDELPSPHNKFWVPCMWFVNLALRARTEGRINNDVALSAILNELNTLRSQCMKLYSYDWISLPLVYTQVVTVAVYSFFLTCLIGRQFLDPAQGYQGHNLDFYLPVFTLLQFFFYVGWLKVAEQLINPFGEDDDDFETNWLVDRNLQVSLLSVDEMYDLLPIIEKDKYWNESEPQPPYTPASAEHQKPSYMGSALDINVPKEDMEFQHNLEQIKEHEEANHSTPLLGSLTRLLGVKSSIFPRSSTSSSRASLLRRRPRAPFSRFPLYFHPEAPVLHSQNQNPPECDVTEYAFSSMPLYERPGFYSCPQTPIHCLPPPINWPRPLRRAQGDLVHSTSSISHSLLGSQLLLPGTPGHMPPTTSSGFPGKVEESSEHPSASMFSFPDPVGEMCNSGKLWLNQALLSNRPPPSCLSMDIPPLTEGQLGPLSAHTMSGGGERVFSFTPPIQNNIQSSMSSGCINIPITSTSNTNNTNSSMGNLCNLTGLVSGLSSNPRLGTMALTNSVSTVTSAAANTTQQTTSQHNSPKDSGISLSEKDLLGGLLVQSGTVQPSGAREPF; encoded by the exons ATGACAGTAACGTACTCACGCAGGGTTGCTGATGCCCGTCTTGGGACCTTTTCTTACCTGCTACTGCGCTGGAAAGGAAGTATTTATAAGCTGCTGTACCGCGAGCTGCTCATCTTTATTGCTCTTTACTACATCATTAGTGTCCTGTACAG ATTGCTCTTAAATGATGAGCAAAGGAGGCTGTTTGAGAGACTTGCCATCTACTGTGATCAGTATGCACAACTCATTCCTGTATCGTTTGTACTGG GTTTTTATGTGACCCTGGTGGTATCTCGTTGGTGGGGGCAGTTTGAGAGCATCCCATGGCCAGATCGCTTGGCAATGTTGATTGGGGGACACGTCCGGGGAGCTGATGAAGGTGCCAGGTTGATCCGCAGGAGTCTGGTGCGTTATGCCAACCTGTCTGGCATTCTCATCTACCGCTCCATCAGTACTGCTGCCTATAAAAGGTTTCCCACCATGCAGCACCTGGTACAAGGAG GACTGATGACAGTAGAGGAACTAAGGCAGCTGGATGAACTGCCGTCTCCTCATAATAAATTCTGGGTTCCTTGCATGTGGTTTGTAAATCTGGCACTCAGAGCACGGACAGAGGGACGCATCAATAACGACGTTGCACTCTCTGCCATTCTAAAC GAGCTAAATACATTGCGCTCTCAGTGCATGAAGCTGTACAGTTATGATTGGATCAGTCTGCCACTTGTATACACTCAG GTGGTAACTGTGGCTGTATACAGTTTCTTCTTGACTTGTCTGATTGGTCGTCAGTTTCTTGACCCCGCCCAGGGCTATCAGGGCCACAACCTTGACTTCTACCTTCCGGTCTTTACACTACTGCAGTTCTTTTTCTATGTCGGCTGGCTCAAG GTCGCAGAGCAACTCATCAATCCATTCGGGGAAGACGATGATGACTTTGAGACCAACTGGCTGGTGGATCGCAACCTGCAG GTATCTCTGCTGTCTGTTGATGAAATGTACGATCTGCTTCCGATCATAGAGAAGGATAAATACTGGAATGAATCAGAGCCTCAGCCACCGTATACGCCTGCCAGTGCTGAACACCAAAAACCCTCTTACATGGGATCCGCTCTGGATATCAA TGTACCTAAAGAAGATATGGAGTTCCAGCATAACCTGGAGCAAATCAAGGAACATGAGGAAGCCAACCATTCCACTCCTCTTCTGGGCAGCCTGACTCGTTTGCTGGGTGTGAAGTCGTCTATTTTTCCCCGAtcttccacttcttcttctaGGGCTTCTCTCCTTCGTCGCCGCCCACGTGCACCATTCAGCCGCTTCCCTCTTTATTTCCATCCTGAAGCCCCTGTGTTGCACAGCCAGAACCAAAATCCGCCTGAATGTGACGTGACTGAGTACGCTTTTTCCTCCATGCCCCTATATGAGAGACCTGGTTTTTATAGTTGCCCCCAGACACCCATCCACTGTTTGCCCCCACCTATCAATTGGCCCCGCCCACTCCGCAGGGCGCAGGGCGACTTGGTACACAGCACCAGCTCAATTTCTCATTCTCTACTAGGATCACAGCTTCTGCTTCCTGGTACACCAGGCCACATGCCCCCTACGACATCCTCAGGCTTTCCTGGAAAGGTAGAAGAAAGCTCAGAACACCCCTCAGCATCTATGTTCTCCTTCCCTGACCCTGTAGGAGAGATGTGCAATTCAGGTAAACTGTGGCTAAATCAGGCACTGCTATCCAATCGTCCTCCACCTTCTTGTCTCTCTATGGACATTCCTCCTTTAACAGAAGGACAACTGGGACCCTTAAGCGCCCATACGATgagtggaggaggagagagagtgttCTCCTTCACTCCTCCAATACAGAACAACATTCAGAGCAGCATGAGCTCAGGGTGCATCAACATACCCATTACATCCACCAGCAACACCAACAATACCAACAGCAGCATGGGGAACCTGTGTAATCTCACAGGTCTTGTATCTGGCTTGAGCAGTAACCCAAGACTTGGCACCATGGCGCTGACTAACTCAGTCAGTACCGTCACATCTGCTGCTGCAAACACAACGCAGCAAACAACCAGCCAACACAATTCCCCCAAGGATTCTGGGATCTCATTGTCTGAGAAGGATTTACTGGGCGGGTTATTGGTGCAGAGTGGAACTGTGCAACCCAGTGGGGCGAGGGAACCGTTCTGA
- the best1 gene encoding bestrophin-4 isoform X2, whose product MTVTYSRRVADARLGTFSYLLLRWKGSIYKLLYRELLIFIALYYIISVLYRLLLNDEQRRLFERLAIYCDQYAQLIPVSFVLGFYVTLVVSRWWGQFESIPWPDRLAMLIGGHVRGADEGARLIRRSLVRYANLSGILIYRSISTAAYKRFPTMQHLVQGGLMTVEELRQLDELPSPHNKFWVPCMWFVNLALRARTEGRINNDVALSAILNVVTVAVYSFFLTCLIGRQFLDPAQGYQGHNLDFYLPVFTLLQFFFYVGWLKVAEQLINPFGEDDDDFETNWLVDRNLQVSLLSVDEMYDLLPIIEKDKYWNESEPQPPYTPASAEHQKPSYMGSALDINVPKEDMEFQHNLEQIKEHEEANHSTPLLGSLTRLLGVKSSIFPRSSTSSSRASLLRRRPRAPFSRFPLYFHPEAPVLHSQNQNPPECDVTEYAFSSMPLYERPGFYSCPQTPIHCLPPPINWPRPLRRAQGDLVHSTSSISHSLLGSQLLLPGTPGHMPPTTSSGFPGKVEESSEHPSASMFSFPDPVGEMCNSGKLWLNQALLSNRPPPSCLSMDIPPLTEGQLGPLSAHTMSGGGERVFSFTPPIQNNIQSSMSSGCINIPITSTSNTNNTNSSMGNLCNLTGLVSGLSSNPRLGTMALTNSVSTVTSAAANTTQQTTSQHNSPKDSGISLSEKDLLGGLLVQSGTVQPSGAREPF is encoded by the exons ATGACAGTAACGTACTCACGCAGGGTTGCTGATGCCCGTCTTGGGACCTTTTCTTACCTGCTACTGCGCTGGAAAGGAAGTATTTATAAGCTGCTGTACCGCGAGCTGCTCATCTTTATTGCTCTTTACTACATCATTAGTGTCCTGTACAG ATTGCTCTTAAATGATGAGCAAAGGAGGCTGTTTGAGAGACTTGCCATCTACTGTGATCAGTATGCACAACTCATTCCTGTATCGTTTGTACTGG GTTTTTATGTGACCCTGGTGGTATCTCGTTGGTGGGGGCAGTTTGAGAGCATCCCATGGCCAGATCGCTTGGCAATGTTGATTGGGGGACACGTCCGGGGAGCTGATGAAGGTGCCAGGTTGATCCGCAGGAGTCTGGTGCGTTATGCCAACCTGTCTGGCATTCTCATCTACCGCTCCATCAGTACTGCTGCCTATAAAAGGTTTCCCACCATGCAGCACCTGGTACAAGGAG GACTGATGACAGTAGAGGAACTAAGGCAGCTGGATGAACTGCCGTCTCCTCATAATAAATTCTGGGTTCCTTGCATGTGGTTTGTAAATCTGGCACTCAGAGCACGGACAGAGGGACGCATCAATAACGACGTTGCACTCTCTGCCATTCTAAAC GTGGTAACTGTGGCTGTATACAGTTTCTTCTTGACTTGTCTGATTGGTCGTCAGTTTCTTGACCCCGCCCAGGGCTATCAGGGCCACAACCTTGACTTCTACCTTCCGGTCTTTACACTACTGCAGTTCTTTTTCTATGTCGGCTGGCTCAAG GTCGCAGAGCAACTCATCAATCCATTCGGGGAAGACGATGATGACTTTGAGACCAACTGGCTGGTGGATCGCAACCTGCAG GTATCTCTGCTGTCTGTTGATGAAATGTACGATCTGCTTCCGATCATAGAGAAGGATAAATACTGGAATGAATCAGAGCCTCAGCCACCGTATACGCCTGCCAGTGCTGAACACCAAAAACCCTCTTACATGGGATCCGCTCTGGATATCAA TGTACCTAAAGAAGATATGGAGTTCCAGCATAACCTGGAGCAAATCAAGGAACATGAGGAAGCCAACCATTCCACTCCTCTTCTGGGCAGCCTGACTCGTTTGCTGGGTGTGAAGTCGTCTATTTTTCCCCGAtcttccacttcttcttctaGGGCTTCTCTCCTTCGTCGCCGCCCACGTGCACCATTCAGCCGCTTCCCTCTTTATTTCCATCCTGAAGCCCCTGTGTTGCACAGCCAGAACCAAAATCCGCCTGAATGTGACGTGACTGAGTACGCTTTTTCCTCCATGCCCCTATATGAGAGACCTGGTTTTTATAGTTGCCCCCAGACACCCATCCACTGTTTGCCCCCACCTATCAATTGGCCCCGCCCACTCCGCAGGGCGCAGGGCGACTTGGTACACAGCACCAGCTCAATTTCTCATTCTCTACTAGGATCACAGCTTCTGCTTCCTGGTACACCAGGCCACATGCCCCCTACGACATCCTCAGGCTTTCCTGGAAAGGTAGAAGAAAGCTCAGAACACCCCTCAGCATCTATGTTCTCCTTCCCTGACCCTGTAGGAGAGATGTGCAATTCAGGTAAACTGTGGCTAAATCAGGCACTGCTATCCAATCGTCCTCCACCTTCTTGTCTCTCTATGGACATTCCTCCTTTAACAGAAGGACAACTGGGACCCTTAAGCGCCCATACGATgagtggaggaggagagagagtgttCTCCTTCACTCCTCCAATACAGAACAACATTCAGAGCAGCATGAGCTCAGGGTGCATCAACATACCCATTACATCCACCAGCAACACCAACAATACCAACAGCAGCATGGGGAACCTGTGTAATCTCACAGGTCTTGTATCTGGCTTGAGCAGTAACCCAAGACTTGGCACCATGGCGCTGACTAACTCAGTCAGTACCGTCACATCTGCTGCTGCAAACACAACGCAGCAAACAACCAGCCAACACAATTCCCCCAAGGATTCTGGGATCTCATTGTCTGAGAAGGATTTACTGGGCGGGTTATTGGTGCAGAGTGGAACTGTGCAACCCAGTGGGGCGAGGGAACCGTTCTGA